The Lysobacter gummosus sequence TCAATCAACTCTTCGCACCACCGATCGATCGCCCGCGCGGCCAGCTCGGGCCGCGCCTGCAACAGAAAATGCGGGGCCTCGATCTCGACACAGCGCATCCCCGGCGCGATGCGCTCGATCCAGCGCCGGCTTCCCGCCGATACCAAGCGATCGCGGCTGGCCTGCAGATACAGCAGCGGACATGTCACCTCGCGCAACTGCGCGCCGACATCGACCGTGCCGACTTCGCGCAGGCGATGCCGGATCACCGCCGGGTCCAAGCCTTCGAGCACCGCACCCAAGCGCGCACGCCATTGCGGCGTCGCCCACGATCCGAGCATGAACGCCGCGGCCAAGGCCGTCGGAATGCGATTCACCGGCACGCTGCCGCCCCAGCGCGACAACGCGCCCGCATGCAGCGGCGACCACGGCGGCCGCGGCGGGCGCGCGAATGTGGCGCACAGCACCAGCCCGGCCAAGCGCGGCGGCCGCCGCGCGGCGAGGCGGATCGCGACGGGGCCGGAAAACGATTCGCCGAGCAGCAGGTAGGGCGCGTCGAGCGGCAACCGCGAACGCGCGAAGTCGGCAAGTTCGTCGTAACCCAGCGCGCGATCGCGCGGATAGGCGATGACGCTGGTCGCCAAGCGCGGCGCCATCGCCGCGATGAAGTCGTCGAGCAGCGCGCCGGTGCCGTCCATGCCGGGCAGGACGATGCAGCGCATCGGGGTCACGACACGCGCGGCGCGTCCAGCTTCGCCGCCAGGCGGTCCAGCGCCTTGAGCGTCATCGCGCGGTGGCGCGCGAGTTTCATCCAGGTCGGCAGGCGCGAGATCATGCTCTTGTTGCTGGTCGCGCGGTATCGCTCGCGCTGGTCGGCGGCGATGTAGCGCCTGAGTTCATCGATGTGTTCCGCGTTGTAGGCCCACAACAAGCCGGCGCGGGTGCGTTCGGTCAGCCGCAGCGGCAGGCCGAAATGTGGATCGTGTCCTTCGCGATCGCGTTCCCGCTGCGCCTGGACCGCGACCTCGCTGCTGCGATGGCAGATCGGGCAGTGGGCCGGAACCGGATCGACCGAGGGCGTGCGCCGGTGTTCGTCGAGTTGGATCGGGATCGCGCCGGCGCCGGAATGGATCTGATTCACGCACAGCCACTGGTGGCCGCAATACCCGCAGGGACGACGGCCGACCAGGCGTACCTGGCCCAGCCAGTCGTCGCGTTCGCTGTGTGCATCGAGTTGGCAATGCGTGCATCGGAATACAACGGTCCATTGCCGTTGCGCCCATGTGGCGCGGACGACGCCGGCCCGGCCGCAGCGCGGACAGGATACGTCGACGCGCTCGGCGAACGATGCCAGCCATTGGCCGCCATCGCGATGGCGCAGCGGCCCGCTCATCGCGCGATCAGCACTCGATCACGTTGACGGCCAGGCCGCCGCGCGAGGTTTCCTTGTACTTGTCCTGCATGTCGCGGCCGGTGTCGCGCATGGTCTTGATGACCTTGTCCAGGCTGACCTTGTGCTTGCCGTCGCCGCGCATGGCCATGCGGTAGGCGTTGATGGCCTTGACCGCGCCCATCGCGTTGCGCTCGATGCAGGGAATCTGCACCAGCCCGCCGATCGGATCGCAGGTCAGGCCCAGGTTGTGTTCCATGCCGATTTCGGCCGCGTTCTCGATCTGGCTGGTGGTGCCGCCGAGCGCGGCGACCAATCCGGCCGCGGCCATCGAGCAGGCCACGCCGACCTCGCCCTGGCAGCCGACTTCGGCGCCGCTGATCGAGGCGTTTTCCTTGTACAGGATGCCGACCGCGGCCGCGGTCAGGAGAAAATTGCGCACGCCCTGCAAATTGGCGCCGGGGCAGAAGCGATCGTAGTAGTGCAGCACCGAGGGAATGATGCCGGCCGCGCCGTTGGTCGGCGCGGTGACCACGCGGCCGCCGGCGGCGTTTTCTTCGTTGACCGCGAGCGCGTAGAGGTTGACCCAGTCGAGCACGGTCAGCGGATCACGCATCGCCGCTTCCGGCTTGGTCGACAACTCGGCGAACAACGCCGGCGCGCGGCGCGAGACGTGCAGACCGCCGGGCAGGGTGCCGGTTTCGCGGATGCCGCGCGCGACGCAGGCCTGCATCGCGTTCCAGATTTCGTCCAGGCCGGCGTTGATCTGCTCATCGGTGCGCCACACACGCTCGTTGGCCATCATCATTTCGGCGATGGTCAGGCCGCTGTTCGCGGCCTGGGCGAGCAACTGGTCGCCGGAGTGGAACGGGTAGGGCTGATCGGTGGTGTCGGCGACGATGCGGTCTTCGGCCGCTTCGTCCTGATTGACCACGAAGCCGCCGCCGACGGAGTAGTAGTCGCGCGTGGCGATGACGTTGCCGTCGGCGTCGAAGGCGGTGAAGCGCATGCCGTTGGTGTGGAACGGCAGTTTCTGGCGCTTGTTCATGATCAGATCGTGCTTTTCGTCGAAGCCGATCTCATGCAGCCCGAACAGGTTGATGCGCTTGGTCTTGCGGATGCGTTCGAGCGCGGCGGGGATGATGTCCGGATCGATCTGATTCGGCCAATGGCCTTCCAGTCCCATCAGCACCGCCTTGTCGGTGCCGTGGCCGCGGCCGGTCAGCGCCAGCGAACCGAACACTTCCGCGCGCACGCGCGCGGTGCGGGCGAGGTCCTTGCCCAGCGAGGCGGTGTCCTCGGCGTTGCAGCCTTCGATGAGCCAGCGCTCGATGAAGCGGGCGGCGGCGCGCATTGGGCCGACGGTGTGCGAGGAACTCGGGCCGATGCCGATCTTGAACAGGTCGAAACTGCTGACTGCCACGGGCTTGCTGCTCCAACGAGTGGGTCGGACGGTGCTGGCGATCCGCGCGGGCGGACGGGGCGTCCGCGCCGCGAGGGCGGTAGGGCGCTTATTCTACGCGCGCGCCGTTGCGGCGAGTGCTGCGGCTTTCACGGCCCGGCACGGTCGTTTTCGGATTTTCCCGCCATACCGCGGCGAATTGACCGCTGCCCAACAATGAAGGCCGGACTGTGCTGACTTTGTTTCAACGCGACGATTGTCATCTGTGCGACCTGGCGCTGGAGGTGTTGGCGCGGGCACGGGCGCCGGAGTTCGAGAGCGTCTTCATCGATGAGGACGCGGTGTTGGAGGCTCGTTATGGCGAGCGGGTGCCGGTGTTGCGCGATGAGGGGCGTGGAGTGGAGTTGGATTGGCCGTTCGATGCGGGGCGGGTGGTGGAGTGGTTGGGGGAGGGGAGAGGGTAGGCGTTGATATCGCATCTTCGTTTTGCCTTGCCTTGCCTTGCCTAGCTTTGGCTTGCTTCTAGCTAATGCCGTTGCTTCGGCTTAGCTGTGGCCCGGCGCCGCTAGTAACTCGCGAGACCGAAGGACACCCGGAGGGCGGCGCACATGGACGTGCGCCGGGTCCCACCTTGGGCAGGATGCCCAATGTGGGACCTGCCTGCGTCGGCATCGCACTCGTGGCTTTTGACTCGAAACAGTCAATGCGTTTTCTTTGGTTACTTTCTTTGTCGCTTTGGACAAAGAAAGTGACCCGCCGCTCCATGGCGGAAGCTTTAGGCGTTTGATCTCGCTCTCGCTCTTGCTTGAAGCTCTATTGCTCGTCATTCCCGCGAACGCGGGAATCCAGGGTCTTTCGTCGAGAACGCTTGAAGTCGCTGGATTCCCGCGTTCGCGGGAATGACGAGCAAAAAAAAGCAGAAGCTCTCAAGCAAGATCAAGATCAAACGCCAAACGCTTCCGCCATAGAGCGGCGGGTCACTTTCTTTGTCCAAAGCGACAAAGTCCCACGGGATTTCCTTCGGTCAAAAGTAACCAAAGAAAGGGCTTTAACTGTTTCGAGTCAAAAGCCACGAGTGCGGTGCCTGCGCGGGCAGGTCCCACATTGGGCATCCTGCCCAAGGCGGGACCCGGCGCACGTCCATGTGCGCCGCCCTCCGGGTGTCCTTCGGTCTCGCGAGTTACTAGCGGCGCCCAGCAACGACAAAAGCAATGCCGAAGCCGAAGCCGAAGCAGAGCACAGCCGAGGCAAAGCAAAATCTGGGCAACGGCAACGGCAACGGCAACAGCAATTGCCACAGCTACAGTGAACGCATAGTCGCGCTGCGCCAAACACCAGACAAAAAGAAAGGCCGGAGTTCGCACTCCGGCCCTCTTCGAATTCACCCGCGCCTTCGCGCCGGGCAAGCGACGCGCTTACTTCGCCGGCGCAAACACAACCTTCGTGCTCACCGCCACTTCGTTCGGAATGATCGAGGTATCCGCCCAATCGCCCCCACCCACGCCGAAATCCAGACGCTTCACCGTCGCCTTGCCGGCAAGCACCGGCTTGTCGCCCGCGGTCCAGGTGAAGGTCAGCGTGACCGGCTTGGTCGCGCCGCGCAGGCTCAGGCTGCCGTCGGCGGCGTAGTTGTTGCCGCCCAGGCTGCGGAACTTGGTCGCGGTGAAACGCGCCTGCGGGAACTTGGCGATGCTGAAGAAATCCACGCCCTTGAGCGTGTCGTCGCGCTCGCTGTTCTTGGTATTGGCGCCGGCCATCGGAATCACCACGTCCAGCTTGGACGTCGCCAACTGCGCCGGGTCGAAGCTCAGCCGCGCGGTAAAGCCGGGGAAATTGCCCGCGAACACTTCGCCCTGGTACTTGGTGGCGAAGGTCAGGCTGGAGCCGGTCTGCTGCACGTAGTCGGCGGCGAACGCGGGCGCGGCGGCGGCGAGCAAGGTCGCGGCCAGGGCGAGGGACTTAATTTGCATCGGGTTTCTCCGGAGAGGGGGAAGAAGGCGGAACGGGATCGAGAACGACGTCGCGCACGGCCCGGACGCCGCGGCGTCCGCCCGGCAGCATGCGGGTCAAGGTGGCGTCGTTCTGGAACAGGTGGTGATAGAACGCGGCCGCGGCATGCGCCAGCACCAGCGCCAGCAGCAGCCAGAAACCGTATTCGTGCACGTTGCGGCTGAGCTGGGCGAGGTCTTCGCTGCGCTGGGCGATCTTGGGCAGGTTGAACAGGCCGAAGTACTGCAACGGGTAGCCGGACGAGGAATTGAACACCCAGCCGGAAATCGGCAGCGCGAACATCAGCGCGTACAAGGCCCAGTGGGTCAGCGAGGCGATGCGCTCCTGCCAGTGCGGGGTGCCGTCCACCGGCTTGGGCGCGCCGGCGTAGATGCGCCACAGCAGGCGCAGCACGACCAGGGTCAGCAGGGTCAGGCCGAGGGATTTGTGCAGGGCGTAGGTCTTGATCTTCGGCGGGCCGTTGCTCATATCGACCATGGTCAGGCCGATCACGGCGATGGTCGCGATCAGCAGCACGATCAGCCAATGCAGCAACTGGCTCACGGCGCCCCATCGGTCGGCGGTGTTCTTCAAAGTCATCGGCTGGGCTCCGGTTGGGGCTTGGCGGGATCGGTGGGGTCGGTGGAATCGACAGGTTCGTCGGGCGCCGCGGCGGCGTCGCCCGGGGTGGTTTTGGGCTGATCGCCCACGTACTTGTCGCGGATCGCCTCCGCTTCGATGCGCAGCTCGACTTCATCGCCGATCACCGACTTCCACGCGTCGATGCCGAACGCAGCGCGGCTCAGGCGCGCGGTCGCGGAAAACCCGGCGGTGCGGTGGAACGGCGGCAGCGGGTGGCGCTTGAGCTGGTTGAGCTTGACGTCCATGCACAGCGGCGCGGTCACGCCGTGCAGGGTCAGCTGGCCGCAGACCTGGGCGCGATCGGCCTCGCCGGTCACCGGTTCGACCCGTTCGGAGACGAAGCGCGCCAGCGGATAGCGCTTGCCGTCGAGCAGGTTGGCGGCCAGCGCGGCCTTGTTCCATTTGCCGTCGCCCAGGTCCAGCCGGGTCAACGGCACCTGCACCTCGAGCTTGGCGCCGCGCCAGTCGTCGCGATCGAAGCTGAGGGTGCCGGCGCTGCCGGACACGGTGCCGATGGCCTGCGAGAAGCCGGCATGCGAAATCGCGAACATCACCCGGGTGTGGACCGGGTCGAAGCCATAGGTCTCCGGCTGCGCGGCTTGCGCAGCCGCGGGCAGTGCGCAGAGCACGGCCAGGGCGGTGGCGCAGCGGTGGGTGGCAGACATGGCGGCTCCGGCAAGATGGGTGTGGATTCTAGGCATAGCCGTGCACAGCCGTGTCTAAACATGCGCAACGATCCGTTGCGGACGGCCGCCGCGCCATCGATCCGGCACCTTCCGACCGACGGCCGCGGCGGGGCGTAAGTTCCGTGACTTGCCTCGCAGGGCCGATATCGCCGAGCCTAATGCGCGGGGAAAGACCGGACGTCACGTGGCCGCCATGCACAGGAGGCGGCCGGCGTGAGCCCGGAAGGGCACCTGAAAGGTGCCTGAGAAGTAGCGGATGGTCCGCGGACAGGTGTCGAGGACGGCTTGGAATGGCCTGGAACGGCCCGCCAGGACGGCGTGTTTCATTGGGGGAGGGAACCGGATGTTGCGAACGCTGCTATGCGCCTGTCTGTGTCTGATTGCACCCTTCACGGCCCGGGCAGCCGTGCCTGAGGCACCGCGCGCGCGCATCATCGGCGTCCCCGACGGCCTGCCGTCGAGCAAGGTCAACGGCATGGCCTTCGACCATGCCGGTTATTTGTGGCTGGCCACGACCGATGGCCTGGCCCGCTACGACGGCATCGGGATGAAAGTCTGGCGGCACATCCCGGACGATCCGGCCTCGCTGCCCGGCAACGACCTCACCCTGGTCACCGTGGACGATCGCGACCGCATCTGGGTCTCGGCCGAAGGCCGCGGCCTGAGCATGATGGATGCGCAGCGCAACGGCTTCGTCCATTACCGCCACGCCGAGCGCCCGCAGATCGGCAGCGACGACACCTTCGCGGTGGCCAGCCGCAACGGCGAAGTCTGGTTCGGCACCTACGGCGGCGGCCTGCACCGGCTCGACCGCAACGGCCTGATCACCCGCTACATGCCCAAGGACGGCGATCCGCGCAGTCTGCCCTCGGACACCGTGCTGTCGCTGAACTTCGATGCGCGCGGCGACTTGTGGATCGGCACCTTCAAGGGCCTGGCGCGCTGGACCGGCAGCGATTTCGAACGCATTCCCGTGCCCGGCGCCGACCCGGCGCCGTGGGTGCTGTCGGTCACCCCGGTCGGCGATCAGCTCTGGGTCGGCGCCAAGACCGGCCTGTATCGGCGCGAGCGCAATGGCCGCTGGAGCAGCCCGGATTACTCCGTGATGTTCGGCAACCTCAACGCGGTGCTGACCCTGGCGCCGGATCGCGGCGGCAATTTCTGGCTGGGCACCCAGCGCAGCATCTGGCGCGCGGCGCCGAACGCGGTGCCGCTGCCGATGGCGCTGGGCCCGGCGCGTCCGGCGCGGCCGGTGCTGCAGATCGTCGGCCAGGACGACGGTTCGTTCTGGTTCCCGCTGGCCGGCGTCGGGGTGGGGTATCTGCGCTCGGACTGGCGCCGCATCGCCCAATATTCGCGCGAACGCGGCACCCTGAGCAGCGAGCTCTACACCGCGGTGACGCCGGCGGCGCGCGGCGGCTTCTGGCTGGTCGGCGCGCGCGGCGAGATCGAGCGCCTGGGCCTGGACGGCGTGGTCGAGCCGGTCACCGACGGCCCGCACGATGCGATGGGCAAGGGCGGCACGCCCAACACCGCGGTCGAGGACCGCAAGGGCCGGTTGTGGATCGCCACCAGCCGCAACAATCTGGTGCGGATCGATCCGTCCGGCATCTGGCGCGACTGGACCACCGACACTCCCGAACCGGTCTTGCCCGGCGAACCGGATCGAACCGTGATCGCGCCCGACGGCACCTTGTGGACATCGTTCCTCACGCAAGGCCTGCAACAGCGCGATACCGACACCGGCGAGGTGATCAACACGATCCGCGTCGGCAACCAGCAAGGCATCGGCAACGGCGACTTCGACGCGATCGGCTTCGCTCCCGACGGCGCCTTGTGGATCGCCTCCGGGCAAGGCCTGCTGCGCCACGACAGCCTGCGCAACGTGATGCGCAAAGTCCCCGGGTTGCCGGCCGATCGCGTGTTCGGCTTCGTGTTCGAGAACGCCGTCAGCTTGTGGTTGCAACGCCTCAACGGCCTGGAGCACTACCAGCGCGACGGCGGCGACTGGCGCCTGGAATCGCGGGTCGGGGTCGAAGACGGCATTCCCGCGGTCGAAGGCACCGGCCTGTTCCGCGATCGCCGCGGCCGCATCTGGCTGCCGACTTCGCGCGGCCTGTTCCGCTGGGACCCGCAGCATCGCCGGCTGCGCCGCTTCGGCGTGCAGGACGGCATGAGCAGCCAGGAATTCCTGCGCCGCGCCTCGGTGCTGACCGCCGCCGGCGTGCTCGCCGCATCGCTGTCGGACGGCAGCGTGGTATTGATCGACACCGCCCTGGCCGATCCGCCGCCGCGCCAGCCGCGCCTGGTATGGCATCAGCTCGATGTGCGCCGGCACGGCCGCTGGGTGCCGTTGCCGCTGCACGTCACGCCGCGGTCGTCGCGTTCCGAGCGCGCCTCGCGTTATGGATCGCTGCCGAGCCTGGCCCCGGACGATCGCGAAATGCGCGTGCAGATGCGGCTGCTGTCGTTCGACGATCCGCAATCCAATCGCTACTACACCCGCCTGGACGGTTACGACAACGACTGGGTCGCGGTCGGCGACAGCGGCGAGCGCGTTTTCGCCGGTTTGCCGCCGGGCAGTTATCTGCTGCATGCGCGCGCGATCGACGCCAACGGCAACGCCGCCGGGGAACGCACGCTGGAATTCAACGTGCGCCCGCCATGGTGGCGCACGCCGCCGGCGATGGCGGCCTTGCTCGGCCTGATCGCGCTGGCGGCGTGGTGGGGCACGATGGCGTACCGGCGCCGGCTGGCGCGGCGCTTGAACTGGCAGCGCGCCGAGCATGAGCGCGAAGTGGCCAAGCACGCCTCGCTGGCGAAGACGCGGTTCCTGGCGACCTTGGGGCATGAGGTGCGCACGCCGATGACCGGCGTGCTGGGGATGAGCGAGTTGTTGCTGGATACGCCGCTGGATGAGAAACAGCGCGGTTATACGGAATCCATCCGGCGCGCTGGCGAACACCTGTTGAGGTTGGTCAACGACGCGCTGGACCTGGCGCGGATCGAATCGGGCAAGCTGGAACTGGCCGATGAGCCGTTCGACCTGCGCGCGCTGGTCGATCAGGCCGCCGACCTGATGCGGCCGCTGGCGCAGCAGCGCGGCCTGAATTTCGAGGTCAGGATCGCCGCCAGCGCGCCGCGCGGCCTGCGCGGCGACGGCAGCCGCGTATGCCAGATTCTGTTGAACCTGATCGGCAACGCGATCAAGTTCACCGAGCAAGGCAGGGTCAGCCTGCTGGTCGAGGCATTGGCGCCGCAGGGCGTGCGTTTCGAAATCGCCGACACCGGGCCGGGTCTCAACGAAGAACAGAAAGCGCGTCTGTTCCGCCGCTTCGAGCAAGCCGAAGGCGCGCGCACCGCGGCGCGTTATGGCGGCAGCGGGCTGGGGCTGGCGATCTGCCAGGAACTGGCCGCGGCGATGGATGGGCAGATCGTGGTGTTCAGCGAACCGGGACAGGGCGCGCGCTTCGTGTTCGATCTGCCGCTGGCCGAGGCGGAGCCGCCGCGGATGTCCGCACATTCGGCGCCGGAGCCTGGGTTGCGCGGCTTGCAGGTGGGGCCGATCGCGTTGCTGTTGGTCGAGGACGATCCGACCGTGGCCGAAGTGATCGCCGGCTTGTTGCGCGCGCAAGGCCATCGCGTGAGCCATGTCGCCAATGGTCTGGCGGCGCTGGCCGAAACGGCCACGGCGCCGTTCGATCTGGCGATGCTCGATCTCGACCTGCCGGGTATCAACGGCCTGGATCTGGCGCGGCAACTGCGCGCGCAAGGCTTCACCCAGCCGCTGATCGCGGTGACCGCGCGCGCCGACGCCGATGCCGAACCGCAGGCCGTCGCCGCCGGCTTCGACCGTTTCCTGCGCAAACCGGTGACCGGCGCGATGTTGGCCGATGCGCTGCGCGACATTCTGGAGATGG is a genomic window containing:
- a CDS encoding YceI family protein; this translates as MSATHRCATALAVLCALPAAAQAAQPETYGFDPVHTRVMFAISHAGFSQAIGTVSGSAGTLSFDRDDWRGAKLEVQVPLTRLDLGDGKWNKAALAANLLDGKRYPLARFVSERVEPVTGEADRAQVCGQLTLHGVTAPLCMDVKLNQLKRHPLPPFHRTAGFSATARLSRAAFGIDAWKSVIGDEVELRIEAEAIRDKYVGDQPKTTPGDAAAAPDEPVDSTDPTDPAKPQPEPSR
- a CDS encoding glutaredoxin family protein, with the translated sequence MLTLFQRDDCHLCDLALEVLARARAPEFESVFIDEDAVLEARYGERVPVLRDEGRGVELDWPFDAGRVVEWLGEGRG
- a CDS encoding hybrid sensor histidine kinase/response regulator, with the protein product MPEAPRARIIGVPDGLPSSKVNGMAFDHAGYLWLATTDGLARYDGIGMKVWRHIPDDPASLPGNDLTLVTVDDRDRIWVSAEGRGLSMMDAQRNGFVHYRHAERPQIGSDDTFAVASRNGEVWFGTYGGGLHRLDRNGLITRYMPKDGDPRSLPSDTVLSLNFDARGDLWIGTFKGLARWTGSDFERIPVPGADPAPWVLSVTPVGDQLWVGAKTGLYRRERNGRWSSPDYSVMFGNLNAVLTLAPDRGGNFWLGTQRSIWRAAPNAVPLPMALGPARPARPVLQIVGQDDGSFWFPLAGVGVGYLRSDWRRIAQYSRERGTLSSELYTAVTPAARGGFWLVGARGEIERLGLDGVVEPVTDGPHDAMGKGGTPNTAVEDRKGRLWIATSRNNLVRIDPSGIWRDWTTDTPEPVLPGEPDRTVIAPDGTLWTSFLTQGLQQRDTDTGEVINTIRVGNQQGIGNGDFDAIGFAPDGALWIASGQGLLRHDSLRNVMRKVPGLPADRVFGFVFENAVSLWLQRLNGLEHYQRDGGDWRLESRVGVEDGIPAVEGTGLFRDRRGRIWLPTSRGLFRWDPQHRRLRRFGVQDGMSSQEFLRRASVLTAAGVLAASLSDGSVVLIDTALADPPPRQPRLVWHQLDVRRHGRWVPLPLHVTPRSSRSERASRYGSLPSLAPDDREMRVQMRLLSFDDPQSNRYYTRLDGYDNDWVAVGDSGERVFAGLPPGSYLLHARAIDANGNAAGERTLEFNVRPPWWRTPPAMAALLGLIALAAWWGTMAYRRRLARRLNWQRAEHEREVAKHASLAKTRFLATLGHEVRTPMTGVLGMSELLLDTPLDEKQRGYTESIRRAGEHLLRLVNDALDLARIESGKLELADEPFDLRALVDQAADLMRPLAQQRGLNFEVRIAASAPRGLRGDGSRVCQILLNLIGNAIKFTEQGRVSLLVEALAPQGVRFEIADTGPGLNEEQKARLFRRFEQAEGARTAARYGGSGLGLAICQELAAAMDGQIVVFSEPGQGARFVFDLPLAEAEPPRMSAHSAPEPGLRGLQVGPIALLLVEDDPTVAEVIAGLLRAQGHRVSHVANGLAALAETATAPFDLAMLDLDLPGINGLDLARQLRAQGFTQPLIAVTARADADAEPQAVAAGFDRFLRKPVTGAMLADALRDILEMAAKPPASG
- a CDS encoding alpha/beta fold hydrolase, translating into MRCIVLPGMDGTGALLDDFIAAMAPRLATSVIAYPRDRALGYDELADFARSRLPLDAPYLLLGESFSGPVAIRLAARRPPRLAGLVLCATFARPPRPPWSPLHAGALSRWGGSVPVNRIPTALAAAFMLGSWATPQWRARLGAVLEGLDPAVIRHRLREVGTVDVGAQLREVTCPLLYLQASRDRLVSAGSRRWIERIAPGMRCVEIEAPHFLLQARPELAARAIDRWCEELIEAA
- a CDS encoding L-serine ammonia-lyase, whose translation is MAVSSFDLFKIGIGPSSSHTVGPMRAAARFIERWLIEGCNAEDTASLGKDLARTARVRAEVFGSLALTGRGHGTDKAVLMGLEGHWPNQIDPDIIPAALERIRKTKRINLFGLHEIGFDEKHDLIMNKRQKLPFHTNGMRFTAFDADGNVIATRDYYSVGGGFVVNQDEAAEDRIVADTTDQPYPFHSGDQLLAQAANSGLTIAEMMMANERVWRTDEQINAGLDEIWNAMQACVARGIRETGTLPGGLHVSRRAPALFAELSTKPEAAMRDPLTVLDWVNLYALAVNEENAAGGRVVTAPTNGAAGIIPSVLHYYDRFCPGANLQGVRNFLLTAAAVGILYKENASISGAEVGCQGEVGVACSMAAAGLVAALGGTTSQIENAAEIGMEHNLGLTCDPIGGLVQIPCIERNAMGAVKAINAYRMAMRGDGKHKVSLDKVIKTMRDTGRDMQDKYKETSRGGLAVNVIEC
- a CDS encoding YceI family protein, with translation MQIKSLALAATLLAAAAPAFAADYVQQTGSSLTFATKYQGEVFAGNFPGFTARLSFDPAQLATSKLDVVIPMAGANTKNSERDDTLKGVDFFSIAKFPQARFTATKFRSLGGNNYAADGSLSLRGATKPVTLTFTWTAGDKPVLAGKATVKRLDFGVGGGDWADTSIIPNEVAVSTKVVFAPAK